One Micropterus dolomieu isolate WLL.071019.BEF.003 ecotype Adirondacks unplaced genomic scaffold, ASM2129224v1 contig_11563, whole genome shotgun sequence genomic window, ttcaatagggacctcacacggtcgtgctcgggccctaaatataatccaagcaaattcaatagggacctcgcacggtcgtgctcgggccctaaatataatccgagcaaattcaatagggacctcacacggtcgtgctcgggccctaaaaatcagacattgacttcagtgtagacaactcAAATatacactatgaacaaaaacaatatagacatattgacaaatagtgcagtgagcagagtgcaaaggatgcaggagtatgtgatggctgtgtagaagtggatcagcaggtccttaggtaggttgagcttcctgagctggcgcaggaagtaaacgatcatctccacagttttgagcgtgttaagctccaggttgttcaccagagagccagctgatcaacctcccgtctgtaggccgactcatcaccatcctggatgaggccgatgaccgttgtgtcatcagcaaacttcagggagtttgacagatgggtctcctgaggtgcagtcgttggtgtagagggagaagagcagtggggagagcacacacccctggggggtgctggatgtgatgttccccagcctcacctgctgactcctgtcagtcaggaagtctgtgatccactgacaggtggaggctggcacagtgagctggctgagtttggtgctgaggatgtccgggatgatggtgttgaacgccgagctgaagtctgAAGCTGAGGACagcaggatccttgcatatgtccctggagagtcgaggtgttgcagaaTGTGATGCAGATGGATGAccgtggagcgtttgaagcaggagggaacttcacacagctccacatCAGCGTTGTATTATagcattattataatttttgtatacttgtacattttttgatctccttacttttatagatttatatttatgttcatgtgtactgtaagcaccaatttataccaaggcaaattccttgtatgtgaaaatgtacctggcaatcaaactgattctgattctggtgTGGTTTTATGAATGAAGTGTCTGAGGTCACAGGTATTCAACCAATCGAGACTGCAGCTGGGTCTGTAGGCTATAGGAGTTGGGACGCCTGGGAAACTGAGTTCAATGACTCGCATAAAAAAAGTTCAGATCACAAACAAAGAACCTCACCTGCGTGAGGTCCCTATCATTGTCCCCCGTTTACCTGGTGTTTTGGGGATGACTGGCTGGTATGGATGGCTCAGAGGGAGTTATAAGCAGAGATAGAAGTTTTAATTGATTTTTCAATAAATTTTTAATGAGAATGTGTTCAATTTGCCTGTCTCCAATACACCTGTTGATTTAGAGTAAAAACTTTAGAAAAattcataaaaacaacaaatttgaTGTGCACATAAGCACGGAGGTTTCTGTGGTTGATATACAACAGTTTGTTGCTGGTTGAACAAACTGCAACCACTGGATCTGTAGTGGGTAATTGTGGCTTGACAGTGTGCAGCATCACTCCAGTTAGAGACTGCAGGTGGACTAACAAGATATTTGTTGTCTTTAGATGGGTGTATGCTCACAAAATGAAGTCACTAAAAGAATGCTGAGTTATCTCTGAGCATTCTTGACACCAAGATTGCAGGATGCCACTGGTGATGGCGACGCCATCAAGTCTGCCTCTCCTCCCACTGGGACACTTGTTGAGTTACCACAATACCAAACTGACACAGTCGAGGAAGTTACCTCAGTAATGCCCTGGAAGACAAGTGTGAGAGTTCTGCGCTCTGCAccaacattaaaatacagttcAGCTCagttatattgtatattttgatGGTTGGTTGGACAACTAAGTGGGCCATGACATTCACATGAGACTTCCTGCAATGTAGATATAAGGCTGGGTCAAGCTGGGTATCTgtgatttgtttgtgtgaatgtaggATTTAAAGGCAGTTAGGTGGGTTTAGAATGGTGTAAGAGTGCTCAGTGGATTTATGACGACATAATACCCACTTCAGGTCTAATGAAAGGTACTGTAATGTTCTAATGTGCACATCAAAGTTATCATTTTGGTTTATTATTGTACATAAGAAACAAATTGAATCAAAACTGTGAGTTAAAACAGTACAGTTGGAGCAGGTTTTGCAGGTTATTCATTAAAAACCAAATGTGAACTGTTGAAATAGTTAGTTATGATGTGGTCTGTGCCTACAGGAGCTGTGTAACTCTGTGCCCCTTTCCTCTGCAGAGCTGCAagaacaggaagaggaagaccaGCTTGTGGGTTACAAATCTAAAACCGGCAAAGGTAATTTTTTTGATCACCACTAGCTGATGGCTGTGCCAGTTCTGCAAACAGCAGATGCATGAGCAGTTTTAAAACGTACATAAATGAGTGTGAAGCAGAGTGACACGGTGGCAGGCGTCTGTGGCGATGGGCAGGAGTTTCACCACCTGTAACCCTAACCGATAAATGACTCTTGGTTGCCGTTTGTTTCGTTCTGCTGGCAACTGACTGATGTTGCACAACTGTCACACCCTGCCACCAAGTagctgggtgtgtgtgcataaagtGTCAAGTGAGAGATGAGTCAAAAGGTTGAGGAGGGAGCAGGATTTCCTTTATATTCTAAGATGTGTTGAGTTGGACAAAGCTCTCTGGACAGTCATCATGTCACCCAGGTAAGTGCCAACATCTCTGCCAGCCAAATTTTTGTTTTCGTTCATATCCACCCAGTAAGCTGATATTGATGTTTTTACTTCAGAATCATTGTGTACAGACTGCTACTGTTCCATCCAAAATAATCCAAAATCTGGTGTTACGGGATTTGGGGTTTTTCTCCAGTTAAAATGTTCTATTCTTAAAATGATGTTGAGTTTGTGGTGTACCCGGCTATCAGGGTGTGCCATCTTTAGAAAACATCTTTCTGCCAGTCTCATTTCACAAGATGCGTCATCATCAACCCACACAAAACAGTTAGAAGGTAAGTGGCAACATCTCTGCCAAccaagtttttatttcattaaaatccACTCGCTAAGCTGATAtcaatgtttttacttttgattcATCGTGTACAGAATGCTACTGTAAGTGTCCTTGGGGTGATGGAAACTGTACAAAAATTGGGTTTTATAAGGATTTTTATTTGAGTTTTGTTTCCtcttaaaatgtcatttaaaaaaaaagtttgtggtGTACCCAGCTATAGGGGCCATCTTTAGAAAACCTATTTAACCTATATCATATTTCACAAGATGCGTCATCATCAACCCAAACAAAAAAGTAGTAGTATTCTTATCAgaagttattattataaaagcATACAGATAAATATTTGTGGTTTGTCATATAAATGACTTTGACCAGTCACCTGCAAACTTCGTAGTTTTATTTAAGCATAaatctttaacattttttatttgagcAGTTACAAGCAATGCTGTGCAATACTGATGAAATCCTCCATCAGAAGCAGAACACACTGTTCTTAttgaaaacactgaacacaggggaagacagacagaggtatGGTTTTCATAAAATGGTCGAACAGAGCTTTAATCCTttgtaagaaaacaaacaaacaaacaaaaaaatctcaaTGATTACTTCACTcttcttaaattattttatttgtgtatgttaCATTTCTAAAGCTCACTTGtaataaaacagaattaaatGTCTTCTGCAGTaggacattttttcatttttatcaccTTGCCCTCTGCAGTTCCTGCACTGATGAGAATGTATGAAAGCAAAGTAATATCTCTGATCTACCCTTCCTTCCTTTCTAGGAGTTACATATCCGGAATCTGTGCCCTTTTGACCTGGAAAACACCCGGCAGCCATGACAACATCTGGATCCCGAGCCTTTGTcattgtcctcctcctcctcggctCCCTCTCATCCCTGCTTTATTACATCTTATTGAATGAGAAGCTCTGTCTGCAGAAATATCATCTAGATGTTCCTCAGAGAAACATCAGCATCCTGCTTTGGCACTGGCCGTTCGGCCGCTCATACCAGCTTGACGGGAACAAATGCCTTGAGATGTACAACATCAGCCGATGTTTCCTTACTCATAACATCTCTTCTTTCTCTACGGCCGATGTGGTTGTCTTCCACCACCAGGAGCTGAGCAGAGGTCTGTCCTCACTGCCCCTGCACCAGCATCGCCCCGCCTCCCAGCACTGGGTGTGGTTGTCAATGGAGCCTCCTATCAACAATGCGAACCTCACACAGCTGAACGGCCTCTTCAACTGGACGATGAGCTACAGACGTGATGCAGACATATCTATCCCTTATGGAAAGACCATGCTAGGAGGTGATGGACTAGGCTTTCAGGCTCCTCTAAATCGCTCCTGTTTTGTCAGCTGGGTGGTCAGCAGATATCGGCCTCACCAGGCTCGGGCTGTTGTTTACCAAAGTCTGAAGAAGTATATACCCATAGAGGTGTACGGCAAGTGGAACAAAAAACCCCTGTCAGACAAAGAGCTGTTGCCCACCATTGCAAAGTGTCTTTTTTACCTGTCTTTTGAGAACTCTGAGACGACGGACTATATCAGCGAGAAGCTCTGGAGAAACGCTTTCCAAGCAGGGGCCGTGCCAGTGGTACTCGGACCCAGCAGGGCCACGTATGAGGcactggctccccctggttccTTTATCCATGTCTCTGATTTCAAGAGCACAGCAGACCTGGCAGCCTATCTGAAGCATGTGGCTGCAGACCGGCAGGCCTATGAGGAGTACTTCCAGTGGCGCAGCACCCACAGAATtaaaaccatcactgactggaGAGAAAGGCTTTGTCACATCTGTGTTAAGTACACCAGCTTACCAGCGAATAGAGTCTATCAGGACCTGGACAGCTGGGTTAACAGCTGAAATTTGATGTCTTCAGGTTGATGAGGTGTTGATTGGGACTGCCGATACTGCTGTTTTACCACATGCAAATGTGAAATACCATACAGTGAAATTTCATGTAGAATTACATGTGTCTCAGTCAGCAATGCAGCTTTGGTAAGCAGGGAGGAACTGCACATCACAGAAACAAATCTCTGTGGTTGGGTGAGTTGGCAGTGCACTgtacaaaaaagaagaagtggGAACTCATGTTTGAACCACAGAGGCAAGTTTTTCTTCACAACAAGTTACTGACGACTGTAAACAGTGATGGgtgtttcattatttttccTTAGCCTATATACGCTTTTCCTGTGCTTctcaaaaataattgtttgctAATTAAATTACAGCTGGTAACCTACTGAGTAAAAGCCATTATCAGTTTCAACGGGAACATTCTATTTAATAACGTTCACTGTCAGGCATCATGATAAAACTAGCAACCAGTGAATTAAAGAATAGACAGGCTAATTTCCATCAAAATAAAGCCATGCTCTGCACAACAAGAGAattctgttaaaatgttgaaTCAATCCAGTGATCATCTGACTTTTCCATAGATTAAATATGCTTTTAAGTCATTAATGGAAAGTCAAAGTATTTATGCTGAAGTTTTTTTGATTTAACCTATCTACCGAGATGCACATTCATATGACCCACAATCGTGGTCTCTGTTTCCATGCCCATAAATCTTAATCGGGCATGCTGTCATGACTGTGGCTGATGGGGGttaatatctaaaaaaaataagtgtgaccacttcttttatattttgaaaactgtttattttagatccaaTATTTCCAGGGATACACCACATCCTGAAATATATGTACACATTTTAGTTGAACACATTTGAATGTACTCAAGGAACAAACTGGCTCAATTCACCCCCCTCTCCCCTAcctgattttctaaatttttgcatctgcccagcttATTAATATCTGGCATAAGTGCATGTCTCTTTGTACGGCATTCATCAAGTTAAAGCTCTCCTACTTAACTGCTCTTACAGCTGGGATGGCAGCTCAATTCTTTAATGACTGGTTCTAAGGAAGGTAGGAATGGCAAATGTAGCCAAATTAAAGTAGATTACTAGTTCAAAAAATGCttgagtaaagagtaaaagcgCAGAAAGTGAAAGGTTATTGTTCCTAAAAAATACTTCTTCCCACCTGAGAAggtttggttaaggttagaccACGGAAACTACTTGATTACGCAAAACTAACTTTCATTGGAAGGTTATAATAGACATACAACTTTATTTGTCTTGCAGTAAGCACTTAACATTTTTACTAAGTGCTTTAACTAAGGGCTAGAGTGTTGACACAAAATTTGGCATCAAAAATcagaactgaaaaagaaaacattggcACTGAAAAATTTGTATTTCAGAAAGTTGTGTTGGCACTGAAAAAActttcactgaaaaataaaacacattttataattattCTTCATTATGTTCATGTTATAAGTGGTAGGTTTTTTACGCTGTCAGATTTTTTCACTGTCACTGGTTTTAAGTTTCAACTTTCTGTGAGCATTTTGGCGAGGAGGGGTCTGAGGGGAGGGGCAAGGGGAACATCATTTACATATAATCACCACTGTAATGAGAGAACATCACCCATCCAGCAGCTGTCCTCTTGTCCTCTTGTCCTCTTGTCCACCGTCCACTTCAAAGCTTCTGGCATCACTGCAAAGAAAtaagtctgtttctctctgcagttGTTTTCTCACATTACAACTGGCTGGGTGAGACTCACTGTTTCATTTCCTCTTTTAGTCTGTATCATAGTGCACATGAAGCTGCAGAATGCAGTTAGAAAGTGAGTTCTTTAAAAATAGGCTGTGCATAATCTGACAGTGTTTTAACACCATTAAACTGACTTTGAATTTACTACATTTGTTGAAGTAGCTGAAATAAAGCCATTGAATGCTGTTGAGCCAAGATCCAGATGCATCAGGTGCATTTCTGTAGCTAGTATGATGTACGTGACAAATCATATTTTTACAAGAATTAAATTTGGATTTGAAACCTGATGGAATTTTGATGAATGCCTAGACTTACAGTTGCAGctcaaataacttttttttcaaataatttcaaatGTACCTGTAGATGTGAAAAATTTTAGATCTATTTTAACCTCGATGCCTTTTCAAGGGCATATCAAAAAACACATCACCACTGGATTAGattatgtgtctgtgtcttttatttgtgttttttatgtctTCAACTGAATGTTTCATCTTCAGTTGCTACCCCTGTGTTTTATCCCATCAGTTCAAagcttaacaaatatatttaaatataatggGCAACAGTATAATACACATTCAGATTCCACCACTTTATCATCCAATAAGGAAATGTTAGTTAGGAAAATTATGAAGTAACAGAGAACACTGAATAAAACTACTGTATGAACTTATAGACTCAGTCAgtttttaaagataaatgtGCACAGTCTGCATATTCATGCATTATTATGTCTATGTCCGCTGAAATAAAATGGAGACTTTGGCTGCATTTCGTTCCACAGTGTACATAAACAGTACTCGCCCCTCCCTGGTCAGGGAGTGTCAAAACTTCCCTCGCCAAGATTCTTGGAACACCCTCCTACATCACTTTCTCCATGCGTTACCCTGGTAATGTTAACACTTCGGATACACACTGCTACTGTGAACATTtactgaaatttaaaaaatatatttattgaaacAAAAACTGATGCCATAACAAAACCTCCATTTCTATAACTTCTTCTATTTCTATTCTTTTGAAATGTATGTAACTTGTGAATAAATGTGATATGACAAGATGTGCGGTATCATTCCTAAagagattattattatgcaAATTACTTAGAGATTATCCCGTTATATTATGAATAAACCATTTGCAGATTATTATTAGTTAATATTCATATTATGTTGTCCTTGACCgcttttaattcaattcaattttatttatatagcgccaaatcacaacaacagttatctcacagcgcttttcataaagagcaggtctagaccgtactctgtgatgttatttacagagacccaacaattcccaccaagagcagcactaggcgacagaggcaaggaaaaacttccttttaagaggcagaaacctcgagcagaaccatggctcagggtgggcggccatctacCTCGACCGCTTGGGGggttgaggggggggggggcaagagaggaacagagagaaaaagagagggatggaaggagagagagaggggagagaggcagcctacacaatatccacacagaggtacagacagtaaaggtgatgttgctatagactaaatgaaaaatggtacagatatttatagtagtgttaatgataacagtcgtaatgttaatgattataataacaataataacaataggactagtaacaatagccgttgcagcagagggtgtcgagcaggaacacgggggcagcaggtgacccgcagccacagatccagactccacagttccagagccagaaaacctgcaggaagtgataggaggagagaggagagggacgagaaagcacaagactaccggaaaggggagaagttgtgttagtaacatgcaataatgggatgaggttgcat contains:
- the LOC123965868 gene encoding alpha-(1,3)-fucosyltransferase 7, whose amino-acid sequence is MTTSGSRAFVIVLLLLGSLSSLLYYILLNEKLCLQKYHLDVPQRNISILLWHWPFGRSYQLDGNKCLEMYNISRCFLTHNISSFSTADVVVFHHQELSRGLSSLPLHQHRPASQHWVWLSMEPPINNANLTQLNGLFNWTMSYRRDADISIPYGKTMLGGDGLGFQAPLNRSCFVSWVVSRYRPHQARAVVYQSLKKYIPIEVYGKWNKKPLSDKELLPTIAKCLFYLSFENSETTDYISEKLWRNAFQAGAVPVVLGPSRATYEALAPPGSFIHVSDFKSTADLAAYLKHVAADRQAYEEYFQWRSTHRIKTITDWRERLCHICVKYTSLPANRVYQDLDSWVNS